TCTGCTTTCGACCTgttaaaaaaatcttaacatcCATCAGAGTAGTGGTCAGACAAATGAGAATGCAGCTGTTCTCACAGTAATTTTTAAGTTGTCATTTCCCTGTGTTGCCTCCCAGTTGGAAGAAGTTAAGGCTTACCAAATGCATTTCTGTTTCAAGGGTATCTGAAATTTAAACATTCAAAACTGAAGGCCGACTGACTTAGATGTTTTGCAGGTGactggagagaagagggagggtaATGGAGACAACTTAGCCCCGTGGGAGCACAGCAACCGCGTCAGGTTCTTTCTCCGGTCCCTTTAGTGACCTCAGTAGCATGCAGGGCACATGAGGCTTCTGCGTGGCCAGTGTTGATGACACTAGCACGgttgtttttctccttccattGAACCTCATCTTCTGAAGAAAGGCCCAAGAGGCTCTTGTCCCTACACTTAGCTGCGTTAGGATTAATGTCACGCATCTTACATCTTTAATCCAGCCTTTCATGACATTGGAAAGATGTATGTTAAACCTACCCAATGATCCTTTCAGAATCGGGAGGAATAACAACCAGTGTTGTTTTTTCAAACTCAGAAGTTTGAATAGAAAAACACCAAATAAATGGCAGAAGATTCTCGAATGTATGCCTGTGTAGGTTTGGAGTGTTGAAAAAGCTAAAATTGTTGAGTTTCACTTGGCCCTAAGGTATGGCGGAGAGAAGGCTGACTGCCAGCAGGTGAGGACTGAGTCCGGCCATGTTTACATGCAGGGCTCCCAGACACCAGTGGCGTCACTGGGAAGCAGCCCCAGCACTTTCCTCTCCTGAGTCCTCCAGACTCAAAATCCTTAATGTCAAACCAGGTCAGTGTTTCTTACTGTGTTTCAAGTCGTTAAAAAGACTGAGTAGAGGCACTTTATGCTGCTATAGGTGTGGTTCTGTCAGCGTTAGGAAAAATGACAGTTTAGGGTAAGGAAGAGCTCTTCATGGGTTTTTCAAACATAATTATGCAAACATGAGATTTTTCAAAACATATACCAGACATttgcctctaattttttttttttttttggtgggggtgcAGTATACCAAAGTAGCCAGCCAGCCAGTCACTGGGCTGTCAATTCAAAATGTCTCGTACTTCAGAGTGAGGAAGTATTTTAGTTCCTCATTGATAGAACCTGGCATGCAGAAGAGAGAGAATTGTTCCTGTGAGAAAATCAGTGCCCAGAGTGTGAGCTGCCCAAGCCCAGTGACTCCTTCACTTCCAGTCTGATGCTTCATAGGGCACCTTGCGGCGTGCTGCCCGGCGTGGCTTAGACTAAacgttgtttgtgttttttttgagtcagggtctcactgtccctcaggctggagtgcaatggcacgatctcggctcactgcaacctccacctcccaggttcaagcgattctcctgcctcagcctcccaagtagctgggattacaggcgcgtgccaccacaccctaccaatttttatatttttagtagagacagggtttcgccatgttggtcaggctggtcttgaattcctgacctcaagtgatctacccacctgggcctcccaaagtgctgggattacaggcatgagccaccgtgcctggccaatgttgagtattttaaaagtcatttaaaaacatttgtcaTCGATGAAACTTGGTTTCAGCACACATAATTGCTTTCCCTCTTTTCCTGTAATTAGGTGTAAACCTCTATAACTCAAGTCCTAGATTAGAAAGAATGTCCTTTGTCCTGATGTTTGCAGTAATTGCTTCCTTGGttaataaagacatttttgaaatataCTCTGGACTGTTGGTGAAAAGAGGCAGGTGTGGCTTTAGTGGTACTAGTTTAGCACTGAACTGTTTGGGTGCCCATGAGGTAGGCAGACCTtatgcttttttttaatttttgagatggagtcgtgctctgttgcccaggctggagtgcagtgacgcaatctcggctcactgcaacctctgcctctgaggctcaagcgattctccgatagctgggactacaggtgtgtcctgtaatttctatagttttattagagacccggctaatttttgtatttttagcagagatggagtttcgccatgttggtcaggctggtctcgaactcctgacctcaggtgatccaccagcctctgcctcacaaagtgctgggattacaggcataagccaccatgcccggcctagaccTTATGCTTTTGAGGTTGAGTGCAGGCCTTGTGCTAAGTCAAGTGCTACTTTTGATGAGCCTTCAACAAGCGGCCCAGTCCTCTCCTCAGCAAACTTATCAGGTTGTAGTTGCTTCTTTACAGTGGTCTTTCCTTTTATTGAATCTATAGCAATGAATATAGATTTGATTCAACTTTTGGTTATGTTCTCTCAATCCTAATCTACTTTCAGGTAGCCTcttaagaaagggaaaagaaggtgCTGCCAATCATCCCCAAATTGTTTTTGGCTTTGCATTCTATTTTCTACATAGCACTGGATCTGAGTAACACAGTCATTCTGGATTTATAGTTGGAACAGAACAGTAACACACCTAACCGGGACTCAGCACTAGCCTCATCTTAGCTGCCCCTTTTCTCTGCATTGCAGTTTACTGCTTCCCTGGGCTAGATGTAACTGGGGGTTTTGGGCAGGTCAGACTCTTCAGGCAAGACAGTGTATTAGTAGTGTGAATTTGATATACTGATTACCTGCTCTGCCTAGTTAAGAAACTGAATTAATCAGCAGTTATAAAGCATATACTTTGTTATGTGCTAGGCCTGGCCTATAGATAATTAAGACGGCCCGGGGAATACCATCAGAGAAGTGCTCATTGTATTTGGGTGTTACAAAAGCAGACCTAGACAAGCTGTTCACTTAACTGGTACCTGTTGGgtcagaaaaagaatttatttagaGATTATGATCATGTAAAATTACAGTACTCAACCCTTCTAGCAaagtatttttttgaaaaataaactaaatgccTTTATAAACTTGTGTTCTCTTGTGTTGAGTAACATGTACTGTTTGGtgagaagtatttttttcttgtgacaTTCCAGTCATGACAGAGGTCATCTAAGAACAGTGAGCAGTGCAGGCCCTAACCAGCTTACCTTCCGAGCAGCAGCACCATCACCCGAAGTTTCTACAATGGAGATGTTCTGTATTTGCATCTTAGCTTGAATGAGAAATTGCATGTTTAATTCTCATACTTCACTCCCATGTATTAACAGTGATTCATCTGAGTGTGCGATTGAATTTTCACTTTCTCTGGTGAAGGTGAGAAACAAGTCAGATATTCTCcatgagaaacaggaaagaatgCAGTAGAGAGACTCACATTTAGTGTTCTCAAGCCCAAGAAACACAAGATCCTCTTAATTCACCCCCACTTTCCCTTCCCCTGCAATCATCCAGAGCATGTTTTCTGGAAAACTAACCTATTTTTCCATCACCAGAGGTTGCTTGGTGCCTATTTTATCACTTTCACAAGAACATCTGTGTTCTCTTCACATGCAGCTATAGTTATTTCCAGCTGTCAATCAAAATGGACATGCAGATTTTCCACATTATTCCTAGAATCCCCCTAGAACTCATTCATGTGTATCCAGAGTACAGGAGTTCCAAAACACAGCCCTCTTTATAGGGCAGGAAACAGGCAGCAACAGCAATACGTTCATCCAGCTTTATTGAAACCTATTACAGAAGACACTCCAAATAAAACCACTGTCTCCTATAGAAATCTGAGTTATGTTTTACTACAAAAGAATATCAAATACATTAAATTACAGTgtgaaggaattttaaaaatgaagagtgTATCATTAAATGTTTGCAAAATTTCTTCCTAAGCACTTACAACTAGTTATatagctcttttaaaaattcagatttctacACTTAGTTTAACATGAAAGACATTCACACTAAGGTACTTCAGCCCCAACTTTCAAGGACTGTTGGAAGTTAGAAGGTACTTtgttgctaagtgaaaaaaattcatttttcctaTCAGGGAAAATTATACTAGACTTAACAGTTTTAAATGAGCAATAACTCACTCACCTCTATTAGAGAGAAATCACCCCTTGCCTTACAAATACCAAAGAAATTCCCTAGACTCCCCTTCTCTGTAGAACCATGAGCTCACTGTGAAGGCTTAAGCCTCAGTAAGTacaatttgaggaaaaaaatgagaaacgGCTAAAACAGGAATCTCCTGCAGGAACCTTCTGTGACTGTTAAACATTCCATCTTCAAGCTCCCCTTTTTAAACCCAGTCCGTTCCCAACAtcactgaaaatgaaaagaacaaactCGGTGATCCTCATGTCAAGGCAGGTTTTTCACTGTCTCTTGATATTTTATCCCATTTCTTACTGGCAACATCTCCCCTACCCCTGAAATTATTTACATGTTCCCTCTATGACAAACTCTTGCCCTTTTTTTAGCTTTAGGTATAACACATCTTTTGGAAAACGTGTTAGTAAATACTCAAGCTTGGGCCTCATTTCCTGATGTGTAAAGCATGGAGGCAGTGCTGTCCTGTGGAGACTGCTTTTGCACCAACTATATAGGAAGGTCCTTGGCCTCTAAGCTTGCCTTTAGAGGTTGGAATTCATGGAAAACAAATTCAGCTGTCAAACACCTGTTCCTAATTTTGTGCAAAGCAATACAACATAGCACAACTCCATTTGTTATTTTTCGTTTTGCTTTGTAGagaagggtcttgctatgttgcccagtctagtctcaaactcctggcttcaagctgtccttcctcctcagcctcccaaagtgttgggattacaggtgtgagccaccatgcctggccccacctCCATTTATTAGGCTATCTcatgtaaacttaaaaaaaaaaatcccaagccCCAATGTAGATCATGAACCTACCTTAAGACTCAATAtggtaaaaacaaatttttaaatgtttctgtctTTCTAAAAGTGTAGTGGTTTGGGCTAAAGACTAACCAACATTATAGATCCAATCTGTTGTCAAAGAACacaatttctggccgggcgcggtggctcacgcctgtaatgccagcactttgggaggccgaggcgggcggatcacaaggtcaggagatggagaccacggtgaaaccccgtctctactaaaaatacaaaagattagccgggcgcggtggcgggcgcctgtagtcccagctacccgggaggctgagacaggagaatggcttgaacccaggaggcggagcttgcagtgagccaagatcgcgccactgcactccagcctggtggacagagcgagactccgtctcaaaaaaaaagaacacaatttcTGACCGGGTAACAAAATAAATCTGATCATCTGACACATGGCCAAGATTCTCAGAAAATAAAGGCATTCTTTTGGATTCTGTCCTTTAATAACTTTCAGAGGCTTCTAGTTCAGTAAAGACACTGATCAAAGCTTGGTAAAAATGGACTCGTTTGCAGACTTTCGGTGATGTTCTTCAATCAATTCAACAAGCCAAATAAATGAGTGCTGGTCACTGACAGCTCTCATCACTCACTGGTTCTGGGCCAGTTTTCCATAGCCGCCTCTTCCAGCGTCATAGTCCTGCCGATACTCATCCCGAACCTTTAATGGAAAGAATCCAGAGTTACAGTAtggaaaagaatggtgtaacaaaTATGCCTCCTACAAATACGTTAGACAAACAGTGAAACCTGTTCAGATGCCATAATGTGAACATTTCAAGCAGGACATATGCACTTCAACTCATTTCAGTGCATTCTGCTTTCATTCTAGATGTTCCTACAGGTGGAATCTAGCCCCTAGCAGAAGTTCAAGAATGGTTGCTTATTAGAAACGTACAGGACATACTATTTCAGGGTTTCAAAAATGCACCCAAACAGTTGGGTGGTTTTCAGATCCACTTCAAGCCAAGGTTATAGACACAAAGTTATTTACAAAACAGTAAATACAAATTGCCAAAACACCTGTCATTGTGACTGGAATCCCAGGCGATGGGCTGAGCCCAGAGACCCTTCTCACATACCTGGCCCCCAGATCGCCCACGGCCGTACTGCCTGCCCTCCTTAAAGCCTGCGTCCCAGTCTGTGCGAATGATCCGGTCATCCAGACGTGTTCCATTTATGTACCGCATGGCATTTTCAGCATCTGCGCGTGAGTAATACCTTAAGTATTAAGGAACACTAGCATTTTTCCAAACATTTCTAGAAATAGGGGAATGAATGACATGTAAATGAAGCTGAGTTGTTAAAAAGTACAAGAGCTAATCTAATCAGATGCAGTTCAGAGACAGCAGTTCAGCTTGCACAGGCCTGTTTGCCATGGTTTGGAAGCACAGAGAGTCAAACATGACACGTCTCCATGGCTGCACTCATCATATTTGTTGGACATTCCTGTTGATAATTTTTGGTTCCATCATCTCCATATTTTGatttgcaaaatataaaataattcagtgCAGGTTTGGACCATTGTACACTTCTTATCCAAGAAACAAGTGCTATATATTCAAGTTAGGTGCCATATATTCCAGGGCACCTTAATAAAGAGAAGGTCACAGTGCATGTGGAATTGCACTGCGTTTCACTAAAGGAAAGACTCAAGGTTATCACCAAGGTAGCAGTTCCCAAACCTGCTTAATCAGAGAGAGCTCCCTTTAATTAAAGGGGAAGACATTTAAtcccagacaaataaaaataaggtaataGTGTTCTGAATAAACCATCTGGAGGAACTAGTGTCTTTGATGTTAGCAGGccaaaataaaatctcttttcatTCTAGCATTTGGGAAACCCATGTATCCCCAAGGCAAGCCAGCAATCTGGGAGAGATGCCCTGCCTGGGTCCAGTGAGTCAGCATTCTTTTCCTTAATTATGAGCAGAAATCCAGGGATCACCAGACACTTAAGGAAAAATTTCATCTGAAACAAATGTAATTCAGGGCACAGTTTTAAAAACCTCAAAAGATACATTAGATTGGGTCTGCAAAATTTCTCAGAATACTAAGTTCAATGACCAAAACATAACAGTAAAAATAACATAGGATAAATCCAGGAGGTAAAATGCTTAGAAGAGTCTAAGAAAATGATCACAAGTAAATACAGTTTTGGTTTGTACCTATATAATCAGCTTATATACATCTATGTAATGAAATACGATATagctattaaaacattttcttctttaaagatggggtcttgccccATCACCCCAGCAGGAGCACAGTCACAACTCAGTGTAGCCTTGGACcactgggctcaactgatccggcctcagcctcctgagtagctggcactacaaatacgagccaccatgcccggctatacggctattttaaaaacagaccGTGTGCTGAAAtggaacaataaataaataaataaatgactttaaaaacaGCACATGCAGTACACTACTGCACGCCCGCAGGTGACTTCCTGAAAGATGCCCAAGAAACTGGTAACTGACAGCCTCTGGCAAAGGGAGTTAGGGGTTTAGAACAGTACaaggtttttatattttcactatgctctttggaattttttttttttttttttttacatgaagggcaaacattcttgaaaaactttttcttaaagaaccataaagcggccaggcgcggtggctcacgcctgtaatcccagcactttgggaggccgagacgggcggatcacgaggtcaggagatcgagaccatcctggctaacacggtgaaaccccgtctctactaaaaatacaaaaaaactagccggacgtggtggcgggcgcctgtagtcccagttactgggaggctgaggcaggagaatggagtgaacccaggaggtggaacttgcagtgagctgagatccggccactgcactccagcccaggcgacagagcgagactccgtctcaaaaaaaaaaaaaaaaaaaaagaaaagaaaagaaaaagaaaaaaaaaagaaccataaaGCATGGATTTCAGGAGAGAATGTAAATGGTGTCAGCTTTACAGTATAAAAGCAGTGACACTGGAGATGAAGGAAAACGCAGGGGCAAGTGCAGGGAGGCTTATGAGCTACTACTCAGCTCTACTCCAGTTCAGCAGCCACATTCCTGCCACAGGAAGGATACTCCACAAAACAGAATCCACAcgctgttttcttcattttatccaGACCCATGATGACTTTCTTTATGTCACCACTTTTGCTGAAGAGTTCGTAGATTTGTTCTTCGGTTGTGTAAAAAGAAAGATTTCCAACATATAACGTACAGCTTTTCTTCAgtaatttttcttgttcttcattGTCACCCTAGAATTTCAAATACAGACAAAAGTTAAGCAACTTCAGAGCCCTGCTTAAATAGTATTTCTAAGTATGGTAGAAACATTCATTAATTCTGATTTGGAAATCAAATTCTCTCATCCCAGCCTACCACAAATCCCTTGCTCAAAAAAAGGGAGATGTTCACATTCTGTGAAGCACTTATGCAAAGTCCAGActcttagtagagacaaggctcAAAAGTTATACCGCATACAGCAAAGTCACCTCTACGCCAGACTGCCACACAAGCGGCTTGCCTTTTCCCTGCACATGCCATATTCTCAGCAGTGCATCCTTTAAACCAAGGTTAAACTCTGGACCTTGACCAGATGTATGACAAAGGGCCCTTTTATCCTCCGTAGTGAGAAATAAGTGGATTTTCAGAGAGAGAGTCCCCTTTTAATAACCCCATGGAGATTGTTCAAAGCAACAACTCTGATGCTTTACATGctcatatattttttctgaatttaggaaaaaaatgtagtgatcactaaaaacaaaacagagctcACTTTCCTAATGGGCTTCCAAACTGGGATGACAGGATGAAGCCAGAGATAAGAATATAACTGGGCTTCATCCAACACACCTGACAAATCCCTGGATCCAAAATGGCTCATCAGGGTCGCGCacagcggctcatgtctgtaatcccagcactttgggaggccgaggcgagcggatcacgaggtcaggagatcgagaccatcctggccaacacggtgaaaccccgtctctactaaaaaaaaaaatacaaaaaaattagccgggcgaggtgatgggcgcctgtagccccagctcgccaggagaatggcgtgaacccgagaggcagagcttgcagtgagccgagatcgtgttactgcctgggtgacagagccagactccgtctcaaaaaaagtgcAAATCATGCCTGGCACTTAAGCATCTAAAAACTTGACTGGCCGGGgtcagtggttcacgtctgtaatcccagcactttgggaagcccgggctggtggatcgcttgagtctcagagttcgagaccggcctgagcaacacagggagaccctgtttctacaaaaaattagccggaagtggtgcgcgagcctgtggtcccagcttctcaggaggctgaggtggggaggttCACTTGGgctcagaggttgaggctgcatgagccgtgatcgcgccactgcacttcagcctaggcaacagagcgagattctgtctcaaaaagtaaaataaattgaccgaataattttttttttttaagtaggaatctcgctctgttgcccaggctggagtgcggtggcgctatttcggctcactgcaacctccacctgtcaagcgagtctcctgcctcagccttccgagtagctgggactacaggcgccgccaccacgcccggctaatttttgtatttttagtagagatggagtttcaccatcttggcaaggctgatctcgaactcctaacctcgtgatccacccgcctcagcctcccaaagtcctgggattacaggcatgagccactgtgcccggccttgactGAATAAATTTAAGAGCTTCCCTAATTTGGCGTCAAAATTTCCTTTTCCCTACTCTAGTAACACATTTCACACGTTCTCCACACTGACCCTCTGCTATATGCGCTCCTTCATTTCCCAGTCACAAGGGGATTTTCCCCCCTTTTTCTGAATTCTCACAGCCTCTCTTTTAACTCACTTCTATCTTAGATTCTTTGATAATCCACACTACAGGGGATTACGAGGTCGCAGAGCGCAGAAACTGTCTTCCCTCTCCCCCTAGGGTTTAGCACAAGGCTTTGGCgacagcactcaataaatgtttactaaataaCTGGGTTAATGAGTCCCGCCCCGCCACCCCCCAACCGTATTCCACCCCACCTTTGCTGATACTGAAAAGCCTATTTTGTATATCTGCGGCCTCCCCCTTTTCCACAAAATATACTGTGATATAGTCCGGACTAAAAATTTCTCTCTTCTGAAATCCAGCAATTCTCCGATCTTTACATCCAAACACCCTCAAAGCGCCTAGCTTGGCGGGTCCACCTCCCCACTCCGAGGCTTCCCCGAGGGCGGAGTGAGGACTTCACTTGTCTCCCCCACGCACCGCGCGTACAGCTTCCGTAAGACCATCCTCCCAGAGAAGGGGCCCGAATCGCGAAGGGCACTGCTTCGccgatttaaaaaacaaagtaaaaagccCCGTATCTGCATCAAGAAGGCGCCTCTACATACTCTGGAAGACAGAAGGGCACCCCGCCCCTTGTTACGCAGCCATCTGCGAGGTACAACCTGGAAACCGGAGCCACCACTACCATCAGCGCTCAAGCCTCTCGGCACCGGCTCGGGTACAGGGAGCGGCTGCGAGGGAACAGGAAAGCGAACCTCAAATGCCCTGTCTTCCAGAGAAAGTGGCTTCAGTGATGTCCAAGCGCCCTCCCAGCACCCGTTCCCTGCCTCCCCAGCAGGCACCGGGGCCCCACTTGGCGTTCGGGGATTGCAGCAGAACGGGAGGCGACACAATGAGACAAGAGCAAACCGTTTCTCAGCGTTCGGGCCCAGGGCCTTCCCCTCTCGCGGCCCGGCCTCCCTCACCCGGAAGTGCTGGTCCCGGTACTGGCTCAGCTCCACGTAGGAGTCGCTGCGCAGCGCCTTCAGGAGGCCACCCGACATGGCGCAGAGAAGCGGACGAGGATGCTGCGACTCCCGGCACGAGGTGGCGTCTGCGGTGGCGGAAGCGGAAACGCGCGGAAGCGCGCATCTCATTGGACCCAATCCGAGGGCGGCAGTGCCGTCATCAAGCTGCGCGGGCGCAGATGACGTCCCGGTCGGGCGCCGCGGGGCGGAAGACTAGGGCAGCGAGGTCGGATTCCCGGGCGCTTGGAAAAGATGGTTCTGCGGCGGCTGCTGGCCGCCCTGCTGCACAGCCCGCAGCTGGTGGAACGTCTGTCCGAGTCGCGGCCTATCCGACGTGCGGCGCAGCTCACGGCCTTCGCTCTGCTGCAGGCCCAGCTGCGGGGCCAGGACGCGGCCCGCCGCCTGCAGGACCTCGCGGCTGGCCCCGCAGGCTCCCTGTGCCGCCGCGCTGGGCGATTCAGAGACGCCTTCACCCAGGAGCTACGCCGCGGCCTCCGTGGCCGTTCGGGGCCACCACCGGGTAGCCAGAGGGGCCCTGGCGCAAACATTTAAGCCTGGGCTGTGCGGGGCCGAGGCCGTTTACTTTTCCTTCCGGGCTCTACACTGGCCTCGACGTGGAGGGGTCGTTCCGGGCACTGCGCGCGGCTTCGAATCCCGACTCGGATTGTTGGCCTGCAGACATCCCACGCAGAAGAGCCTAGGCCAGACCGCAGGCTCCGTCGAAGTCTTGTGATTGGACAAGGCCCAGTGGAGCAAGACCCCGAAGCCTAACAGAGATGAAGATAGGCTGGGTCCAGACACCGCACCCGCGGAGAGCCACGGACCGAAGCCAGGGAGCCTTTCGTCTGCACATGGAACTGAAACTCTTGGCAGGTGCTGCTGAATCTGCACTGGTATAGCAGGGCACTTAATTCCAGGGACGATATGGATGAAAAGACAACCCTACAGCTGCCAAATTCCTTTGATTAAAACATGTATGAGCTGGTTAATAGGCATGAGTGTGGTACTTCTCAGGCAAGATATATTAAGAATACCGGGGACTGTAGGCCTATGGCAATAATAAACACGTATTTTATGAAATGAGTATTCTGTGCTGGGACTTGCTCATTGCACTCTGCATGTTATCTCACTCACTCCTTACAACCACATCCGCATGAGGAAGCAGattactttttggatttttttgtagagatggggtggtctcgaactcttgggtccgagtgattgtcctgcctcagcctcccaaaatgctgggattataggcaagagccgcTCCGATGGAAACAGGCTGCTGCTTCAGTTGCCCGAAGTCTTGCAGCGTGGGATGTGAGCAGAGGCATTTGATTCCAGGGCCTAAGTCCTTAACGCAGCTCTGCAACATTTACCCTGAtactccccttccttccccagccccccaTCATCAGGCATTAAGACTACTGCCCAGGAGCAGGCGCGGTGACAGTTGTGTCTAATCCCAGCCACTgcagaggaaggaggatcgcatgagcctgagatgagaccagcctgggcagcatagcgagaacctgtctcaaaaaaaaaaagagactgctGCCTGCCATGGAACGAGCTACCTGGACTCATCCCTCATTTTAGAGGGTCAGGCATAAGAAACTAAGACTATGGTCCAGCTAGTTAGTGGACCCATGATTAAGAAATCCATTGTATATAGAAATGTCCTGTCATTTGAAGCTCCTTgctaaatttcttatttatttatttatttatttatttatttatttatttcgagacagggcctcactcttgcccaggctggagtgcagtggcatgatactagctgtcactgcaacctcgacctatTGGGCCAAGTGATAGAGCTTCCTCCCTGGgtttcccaagtacctgggattacaggcccatgacACTATGCAGCAGCTAATTAAAaacaggtttttttatttttatttttgagacggagtcttactctgtcaccaggctggagtgcagtggcgtgatctcggctcactgcaacctccacctcccggggttcaagtgattcccctgcctcatcttcccgagcagctgggactacagatgtgtgccaccatgcctggctagttttttgtattttagtagaaatggagtttcaccatgttgttcaggatggtcttgatctcctgaccttgtgatctgcctgcctcggcctcccaaagtgctgggattacaggtgtgagccaccgcgtccagccacaattttgttttgttttgttttgtgttttttggttgaAATGGCATtgcactttgttgcccaggctggtcctgaactcctggtctcaagcagttctcctgcttctgcctcccaaagtactgggattactggtgtgagccaccacacccggatctGATCATTTCTAATTAGGCAACACAGATAATCATGCAATCTAGAAGCTTGAAGCCATCGGAAAAATTGAGGCTGGTAACCAGAcactagctgagcatggtgtgTTCCCTGCTCTCTGGGGCAGGATGGGAGGGCTTGAGACCCACAGTTCTTCTAAGGAGGGAGAACA
The sequence above is drawn from the Rhinopithecus roxellana isolate Shanxi Qingling chromosome 1, ASM756505v1, whole genome shotgun sequence genome and encodes:
- the NCBP2 gene encoding nuclear cap-binding protein subunit 2 isoform X7; its protein translation is MGLDKMKKTACGFCFVEYYSRADAENAMRYINGTRLDDRIIRTDWDAGFKEGRQYGRGRSGGQVRDEYRQDYDAGRGGYGKLAQNQ
- the NCBP2 gene encoding nuclear cap-binding protein subunit 2 isoform X5; translated protein: MSGGLLKALRSDSYVELSQYRDQHFRGDNEEQEKLLKKSYAENAMRYINGTRLDDRIIRTDWDAGFKEGRQYGRGRSGGQVRDEYRQDYDAGRGGYGKLAQNQ
- the NCBP2 gene encoding nuclear cap-binding protein subunit 2 isoform X6: MGLDKMKKTACGFCFVEYYSRADAENAMRYINGTRLDDRIIRTDWDAGFKEGRQYGRGRSGGQVRDEYRQDYDAGRGGYGKLAQNHDVGNGLGLKRGA
- the NCBP2AS2 gene encoding protein NCBP2AS2 — encoded protein: MVLRRLLAALLHSPQLVERLSESRPIRRAAQLTAFALLQAQLRGQDAARRLQDLAAGPAGSLCRRAGRFRDAFTQELRRGLRGRSGPPPGSQRGPGANI
- the NCBP2 gene encoding nuclear cap-binding protein subunit 2 isoform X2, with amino-acid sequence MSGGLLKALRSDSYVELSQYRDQHFRGDNEEQEKLLKKSCTLYVGNLSFYTTEEQIYELFSKSGDIKKVIMGLDKMKKTACGFCFVEYYSRADAENAMRYINGTRLDDRIIRTDWDAGFKEGRQYGRGRSGGQVRDEYRQDYDAGRGGYGKLAQNQ
- the NCBP2 gene encoding nuclear cap-binding protein subunit 2 isoform X1, whose protein sequence is MSGGLLKALRSDSYVELSQYRDQHFRGDNEEQEKLLKKSCTLYVGNLSFYTTEEQIYELFSKSGDIKKVIMGLDKMKKTACGFCFVEYYSRADAENAMRYINGTRLDDRIIRTDWDAGFKEGRQYGRGRSGGQVRDEYRQDYDAGRGGYGKLAQNHDVGNGLGLKRGA
- the NCBP2 gene encoding nuclear cap-binding protein subunit 2 isoform X4, translating into MSGGLLKALRSDSYVELSQYRDQHFRGDNEEQEKLLKKSYAENAMRYINGTRLDDRIIRTDWDAGFKEGRQYGRGRSGGQVRDEYRQDYDAGRGGYGKLAQNHDVGNGLGLKRGA
- the NCBP2 gene encoding nuclear cap-binding protein subunit 2 isoform X3, coding for MYLLRFLKLCPELHLFQMKFFLKCLVIPGFLLIIKEKNADSLDPDAENAMRYINGTRLDDRIIRTDWDAGFKEGRQYGRGRSGGQVRDEYRQDYDAGRGGYGKLAQNHDVGNGLGLKRGA